From a region of the Notolabrus celidotus isolate fNotCel1 chromosome 14, fNotCel1.pri, whole genome shotgun sequence genome:
- the LOC117824891 gene encoding sarcolipin yields MDRSVKELFLNFMIVLITVLLMWLLVKTYQD; encoded by the coding sequence ATGGACCGCTCAGTGAAGGAGCTTTTCCTCAACTTCATGATCGTCTTAATCACCGTGCTGCTGATGTGGCTGCTGGTAAAAACGTACCAGGATTGA